A genome region from Panacibacter microcysteis includes the following:
- a CDS encoding CusA/CzcA family heavy metal efflux RND transporter — translation MNKFIRNIIAFSLKNKFFTFFWVAIIIIAGVFSFVKIPIEAFPDVTNTQIIIVTQWNGRSAEEVERFVTTPIEVAMNSVQRKTNVRSTTMFGLSVIKIIFEDDVDDFFARQQVNNLLHNVQLPDDVTPDVQPPYGPTGEIFRYTLQSSKRDTRDLLTIQNWVVDRQLRSVPGVADINAFGGQEKIYEVSVDPVRLQKFNLTPLELYEKVSHSNLNVGGDVIEKNGQAYVVRGLGLLSSVEDIENTIVDNENGNPVLVKNVATVKEASAPRVGQAGLDNNDDVVEGIVVMRKGENPSIVLQALKEKINELNTKVLPADVKMVTFYDRDNLMSYCTETVMHNLAEGIILVTVIVFLFMADWRTTVIVSIIIPLALLFAFLCLKLKGMSANLLSLGAVDFGIIIDGAVVMVEGLFVALDHVAHQRGMDKFNKLAKMGIIKKTGTEMGKAVFFSKAIIITALLPIFSFEKVEGKMFSPLAWTLGFALIGALLFTLTLVPVLSSLLLKKNVREKNNRFVNFINRMVENGFGWCFGHRRLSLAAAFCLLGVTLFSIKWLGSEFLPQLNECALWVEAKMPMSSSLNETVKMVSIFRKDLMSFPEVNGVLSQTGRSNDGTDPSGFYYVQMQVNLKPKSEWKRKISYDELVEEMDKKLKNYQGIGYNYSQPIIDNVAEAVAGMNANNAVKIFGDDLNTLDRIANEVQQQIATVQGVKDVGILRNIGQPEISVELDEEKMAIYGVNKADAQAVIEMAIGGKTATEKFEGEKKFDIRIRYQQDYRKDENDFGNILVPTLRGEKIPLKEIAAIRKQTGPAFIYRDNSKRFIGVKFTVRERDLGSTVAEAQDKVFKNVKLPPGYSVGWAGEFENQVRAGKRLGQVVPVSLVAIFILLFIMFGNIKDALLVLVNVPFALIGGILALHITGMNFGISAGVGFIALFGICVQNGVILISEFNKKLKQKLTLEKAILEGVKARTRPVVMTAMMAALGLLPAALSTGIGSESQKPLAIVIIGGLVTASVLTLLIFPIIYWIFYRRTFRHHAQV, via the coding sequence ATGAACAAGTTTATCAGAAATATCATTGCCTTCTCACTGAAGAATAAATTCTTTACATTCTTCTGGGTGGCTATCATCATTATTGCCGGTGTTTTCAGTTTTGTGAAAATACCCATAGAAGCTTTTCCTGATGTTACCAATACGCAGATCATCATCGTAACACAATGGAACGGCAGAAGCGCCGAAGAAGTAGAGCGGTTTGTAACCACACCCATAGAAGTGGCTATGAACAGCGTACAAAGAAAGACAAACGTACGCTCTACCACTATGTTTGGGCTAAGCGTTATCAAGATCATTTTTGAAGATGATGTAGACGATTTTTTTGCGCGGCAGCAGGTAAATAACCTGTTGCACAACGTGCAGCTACCCGATGATGTAACGCCGGATGTGCAGCCGCCATACGGCCCCACCGGCGAAATATTCCGCTATACATTGCAAAGCAGCAAGCGGGATACGAGAGACCTGCTTACCATTCAAAACTGGGTTGTGGACAGGCAACTGCGCAGTGTGCCGGGCGTTGCAGACATCAATGCATTTGGCGGGCAGGAAAAGATCTATGAAGTAAGTGTTGACCCAGTGCGGTTACAGAAGTTCAACCTTACACCGCTGGAGTTATATGAAAAAGTATCGCACAGTAACCTGAATGTTGGCGGTGATGTAATTGAGAAAAACGGGCAGGCTTATGTGGTGCGTGGGTTGGGTTTATTATCATCTGTGGAAGATATTGAAAACACCATTGTAGACAATGAAAACGGCAACCCTGTACTGGTAAAGAACGTGGCAACTGTAAAAGAAGCAAGTGCGCCAAGAGTAGGACAGGCAGGCCTGGATAACAACGATGATGTGGTAGAAGGAATAGTGGTAATGCGCAAGGGTGAGAATCCTTCCATCGTGTTGCAGGCGTTAAAAGAAAAGATCAATGAGCTGAACACGAAAGTATTGCCTGCCGATGTAAAGATGGTTACTTTTTATGACCGTGATAACCTGATGAGTTATTGCACGGAAACAGTGATGCACAACCTTGCAGAAGGCATTATACTCGTTACGGTAATTGTGTTTTTGTTTATGGCAGACTGGCGTACAACAGTGATTGTTTCCATCATTATTCCACTGGCATTGTTGTTTGCATTTTTATGTCTTAAGCTGAAAGGCATGAGCGCCAACCTGCTTTCCCTTGGTGCAGTCGATTTTGGTATCATCATAGATGGCGCGGTTGTAATGGTGGAAGGATTGTTTGTGGCACTGGATCATGTGGCGCATCAGCGTGGTATGGATAAATTCAACAAGCTGGCCAAAATGGGCATCATCAAAAAGACGGGTACTGAAATGGGCAAGGCAGTCTTCTTTTCAAAAGCGATTATCATTACTGCGTTACTACCCATTTTTTCTTTTGAGAAAGTAGAAGGAAAGATGTTTTCCCCACTGGCGTGGACCCTTGGTTTTGCTTTGATCGGCGCATTGCTGTTTACACTCACGTTGGTGCCGGTACTATCTTCCCTGTTGTTGAAAAAGAATGTCCGCGAGAAGAATAACCGCTTTGTCAATTTTATCAACAGGATGGTGGAGAATGGCTTTGGGTGGTGCTTCGGGCACCGGCGGTTGAGCCTTGCTGCTGCGTTTTGTTTACTTGGTGTTACGCTGTTTTCTATAAAATGGCTCGGCTCAGAATTCTTGCCGCAGTTAAATGAATGTGCATTATGGGTAGAGGCAAAAATGCCGATGAGCAGTTCATTAAATGAAACAGTAAAGATGGTCAGCATCTTCCGCAAAGACCTCATGAGTTTCCCCGAAGTGAATGGCGTGCTTTCGCAAACCGGCCGCAGCAATGATGGCACTGACCCAAGCGGTTTTTATTATGTGCAGATGCAGGTGAACCTGAAACCTAAAAGTGAATGGAAGCGAAAAATAAGCTATGATGAGCTGGTGGAAGAAATGGATAAGAAACTTAAAAACTACCAGGGTATTGGTTATAACTATTCCCAACCCATTATTGATAATGTGGCCGAAGCCGTAGCTGGTATGAACGCCAATAATGCGGTAAAGATTTTTGGCGATGACCTCAACACGTTAGACAGGATTGCCAACGAAGTGCAGCAACAGATTGCAACCGTGCAGGGCGTGAAAGATGTGGGCATTCTCAGGAATATAGGCCAGCCCGAAATAAGCGTGGAACTGGATGAAGAAAAGATGGCGATCTACGGCGTAAACAAGGCCGATGCACAGGCCGTTATCGAAATGGCGATCGGTGGCAAAACAGCAACGGAAAAATTTGAAGGCGAGAAAAAATTTGATATACGCATACGCTACCAGCAGGATTACCGGAAAGATGAAAATGACTTTGGTAACATACTTGTACCAACACTGCGTGGTGAGAAAATTCCTTTGAAAGAGATAGCTGCCATACGTAAGCAGACTGGCCCGGCCTTTATCTACCGCGATAATTCCAAGCGGTTTATAGGTGTAAAATTTACTGTAAGAGAAAGAGACCTTGGCAGTACAGTGGCCGAAGCACAGGACAAAGTGTTTAAAAATGTAAAGCTGCCACCGGGTTACAGTGTAGGCTGGGCCGGCGAATTTGAAAACCAGGTAAGGGCCGGTAAAAGACTGGGGCAGGTAGTGCCTGTTAGCCTGGTGGCAATTTTCATTTTATTGTTCATCATGTTTGGCAATATAAAAGATGCATTGCTGGTGCTGGTAAATGTGCCCTTCGCACTTATAGGCGGTATACTTGCCTTGCATATTACCGGTATGAACTTCGGTATTTCTGCCGGTGTGGGGTTCATCGCATTGTTTGGCATTTGTGTGCAAAATGGAGTGATACTTATTTCCGAATTCAACAAAAAACTAAAGCAAAAACTTACACTTGAAAAAGCGATACTGGAAGGTGTGAAGGCAAGAACAAGACCCGTGGTAATGACAGCGATGATGGCTGCACTCGGTTTGCTGCCCGCGGCACTTTCTACAGGTATCGGTTCAGAATCGCAAAAGCCTTTGGCTATTGTAATCATTGGCGGGCTGGTTACAGCAAGTGTGCTTACACTGCTGATCTTCCCCATCATTTACTGGATATTCTATCGCAGAACATTCAGGCATCATGCGCAGGTTTGA
- the fbaA gene encoding class II fructose-bisphosphate aldolase, with product MAKYSAGVLFGDELQALYDDARNNKFALPAVNVIGTDSVNAVLETAAKVQSPVIIQFSNGGAQFVAGKGMPNDKLQANIIGAISGAMHVHNVASYYGVPVVLHTDHAAKKWLPWIDALLKAGEDYKAKNGRPLYSSHMLDLSEEPLHENIEISFEFFKRMEKLGMSIEIELGVTGGEEDGVDNSDVENSKLYTQPSEVAQAYDALIKVSPRFTVAASFGNVHGVYSPGNVELRPSILKNSQEFIAEKLGLPAGSKPVYFVFHGGSGSPKHQINETLDYGVIKMNIDTDMQWAFWEGVLGYYKKNEAYLQGQLGNPEGAEKPNKKYYDPRVWLRKGQDNFVKRLEEAFTDLNCIGRNQ from the coding sequence ATGGCTAAATATTCAGCCGGTGTTTTGTTCGGCGATGAATTACAGGCATTATACGACGATGCCAGGAACAACAAATTCGCACTTCCGGCGGTAAATGTTATCGGTACAGATTCTGTAAATGCTGTACTCGAAACAGCAGCAAAAGTTCAGTCCCCGGTTATTATCCAGTTTAGTAATGGCGGCGCCCAGTTTGTAGCTGGTAAAGGCATGCCTAACGATAAATTGCAGGCAAACATTATCGGTGCCATCAGCGGTGCAATGCATGTGCACAACGTAGCATCGTATTATGGTGTACCAGTAGTGTTGCATACAGACCACGCAGCAAAAAAATGGCTGCCATGGATCGATGCTTTGCTGAAAGCAGGTGAAGATTACAAAGCCAAAAATGGCCGCCCTTTATACAGCTCTCACATGCTCGATCTTAGTGAAGAACCATTGCATGAAAACATCGAGATCTCTTTCGAGTTTTTCAAACGCATGGAGAAACTTGGTATGAGCATAGAGATAGAACTTGGTGTAACCGGTGGTGAAGAAGACGGTGTTGATAATTCGGATGTGGAGAATTCAAAATTGTATACACAACCTTCAGAAGTTGCACAGGCTTATGATGCATTGATAAAAGTAAGCCCGAGGTTTACAGTGGCTGCTTCTTTTGGTAATGTGCATGGCGTGTACAGCCCCGGTAATGTTGAGCTGCGCCCGTCTATTTTGAAAAACAGCCAGGAGTTCATTGCAGAAAAACTGGGCCTGCCTGCAGGCAGCAAACCGGTATATTTTGTGTTCCATGGCGGTAGCGGTTCTCCAAAACACCAGATCAACGAAACACTGGATTATGGTGTGATCAAAATGAACATCGATACCGATATGCAATGGGCATTCTGGGAAGGTGTACTGGGCTACTACAAAAAGAATGAAGCATACCTGCAGGGCCAGTTAGGCAATCCTGAAGGTGCTGAAAAACCAAACAAGAAATATTACGACCCACGCGTTTGGTTAAGAAAAGGCCAGGATAATTTTGTAAAACGTTTGGAAGAAGCATTTACAGATCTTAACTGTATCGGCAGAAACCAATAA
- a CDS encoding type 1 glutamine amidotransferase, which translates to MKTTRKVRIAVLDMNEGHPNQGMRCIREILGWWGKSNHYQVEYNEFDVRVQKQLPDLSYDLYISSGGPGSPLTSVGQEWDTAFCKWIDAVNEWNKNMSNYPKKHIFFICHSFQLACRHYNIATVCQRKSTSFGVFPVHMTQAGKREAVFNGLRDPFYAVDSRDFQVIEPNHSRLKELGGAILAIEKERPHVPYERAIMAVRFNDYFVGTQFHPEADAIGMSMYLQREDKKQTVINNHGEPKWSNMIEQLSDPRKIMFTYNHVLPNFLNMAVGELVEG; encoded by the coding sequence ATGAAAACAACTAGGAAGGTTCGTATTGCGGTTTTAGACATGAATGAAGGGCACCCTAACCAGGGCATGCGCTGTATTCGTGAAATATTGGGCTGGTGGGGAAAGAGCAATCATTACCAGGTAGAGTATAACGAGTTTGATGTAAGGGTACAGAAACAATTACCAGATCTTTCTTATGATCTTTATATATCAAGCGGCGGCCCAGGCTCTCCGCTTACAAGTGTTGGCCAGGAGTGGGACACTGCTTTTTGCAAATGGATAGATGCGGTTAATGAATGGAACAAAAACATGTCTAATTACCCAAAAAAACATATTTTCTTCATATGCCACAGCTTTCAGCTTGCCTGCCGCCATTATAATATTGCCACGGTTTGCCAGCGCAAATCAACATCCTTTGGTGTATTCCCGGTGCATATGACACAGGCCGGCAAACGCGAAGCAGTTTTCAATGGCTTACGTGACCCTTTTTACGCGGTTGACAGCCGGGATTTCCAGGTTATTGAACCCAATCATTCCCGTTTAAAAGAACTTGGCGGCGCAATACTGGCAATTGAAAAAGAAAGACCACATGTACCGTATGAACGGGCTATCATGGCGGTTCGTTTCAATGATTATTTTGTGGGCACACAATTTCATCCCGAGGCTGATGCAATTGGCATGAGCATGTACCTGCAGCGCGAAGACAAAAAGCAAACCGTTATAAACAACCACGGAGAACCCAAGTGGAGCAACATGATAGAGCAACTGAGCGATCCGCGCAAGATCATGTTTACGTACAATCATGTACTGCCAAATTTTTTAAACATGGCTGTGGGTGAACTGGTGGAGGGCTAA
- a CDS encoding M42 family metallopeptidase yields MAKEKDKKVKHKPVITDASFAFLKNYINTPSPVGFESGGQKVWLDYIKPFTDTHFTDPYGTAVAVLNPNETFKVVIEAHADEISWFVNYINDQGLIYLKRNGGVDHQVAPAKRVLIHGRKGAVKAVFGWPAIHTRLGNPDQKEPQPRVDNLFLDCGARNKKEIEALGIHIGAVVTYEEGFDELANDYYIGRAFDNRIGGFMIAEVARLLKENKKKLPYALYIVNAVQEEIGLRGAEMIARRIKPNVAIITDVTHDTQTPMVNKIVEGDVACGKGPSLAYGPAVHNKLLKIVEDVAEKKKINVQMRTVSRSTGTDTDSFAYANDGCPSVLISIPLRYMHTPVEMLHKRDIEDTITLMYETLLELSPKTNLSYL; encoded by the coding sequence ATGGCAAAAGAAAAAGATAAAAAGGTAAAGCACAAACCGGTTATAACAGATGCTTCGTTTGCGTTTTTAAAAAATTACATCAACACACCTTCTCCGGTAGGTTTTGAAAGCGGCGGACAAAAGGTATGGCTGGACTATATTAAGCCCTTTACCGATACTCATTTTACCGACCCTTATGGCACAGCAGTGGCGGTTTTAAACCCAAACGAAACGTTTAAAGTGGTAATAGAAGCCCATGCAGATGAAATAAGCTGGTTTGTCAACTATATAAACGACCAGGGGCTCATTTATCTAAAACGCAATGGCGGTGTAGATCACCAGGTGGCACCTGCTAAACGTGTACTAATACATGGCAGAAAAGGCGCGGTAAAAGCCGTTTTTGGCTGGCCAGCCATCCACACAAGATTGGGCAACCCGGACCAGAAAGAGCCACAACCGAGAGTCGATAACCTTTTCCTCGACTGTGGTGCCCGCAACAAAAAAGAAATCGAAGCACTCGGCATTCATATTGGTGCTGTAGTTACCTACGAAGAAGGTTTCGATGAACTTGCCAACGATTACTACATAGGCCGCGCATTTGATAACCGCATTGGTGGCTTTATGATTGCAGAAGTAGCAAGGCTGCTAAAAGAAAACAAAAAGAAACTACCCTATGCATTGTATATCGTAAATGCCGTACAGGAAGAAATCGGTTTGCGCGGTGCTGAAATGATTGCACGACGCATAAAACCCAATGTTGCAATCATTACCGATGTTACACACGATACGCAGACACCTATGGTAAACAAGATCGTAGAGGGTGATGTGGCCTGTGGTAAAGGACCTTCACTGGCATATGGCCCTGCCGTACACAATAAACTTCTGAAGATAGTGGAAGATGTAGCAGAAAAGAAAAAGATCAATGTACAAATGCGCACTGTAAGCCGCAGCACCGGAACAGATACCGATAGTTTTGCATATGCCAATGACGGTTGCCCTTCAGTGTTGATCTCTATTCCGCTGCGCTATATGCATACACCAGTAGAAATGCTGCACAAAAGAGATATTGAAGATACCATTACGCTCATGTACGAAACCTTACTGGAGCTTTCTCCCAAAACCAATTTGAGCTACCTGTAA
- a CDS encoding acyl transferase, giving the protein MAFATMAAEVFRYQYTQNKVYRQWADLLQSNTGTPLSLTHIPFLPISIFKTHQVITGTFDAELVFESSGTTGMQNSRHYVKDAALYRQSFMQCFQRFYGNAADWCVIGLLPSYLERQHSSLVVMVDALIKQSNHPGSGFYLYEFEQVKSLLKKLEHLQQQTLLIGVTFALLDFAEQHQLPLQYTTVMETGGMKGRRKEITRAEVHTILKQAFSVRGIHSEYGMTELLSQAYATQNGRFYCPPWMKVLVRDEEDPLHVMPAGRGALNIIDLANIDSCSFIATDDVGIVYEDGSFEVHGRIDNSDLRGCSLLVV; this is encoded by the coding sequence ATGGCTTTTGCAACAATGGCTGCGGAGGTATTCCGGTACCAGTATACGCAAAATAAAGTGTACAGGCAGTGGGCAGATCTGCTGCAATCTAATACAGGCACGCCTTTAAGCTTAACACATATTCCCTTCCTGCCTATCTCAATTTTTAAAACACATCAGGTTATTACAGGCACTTTTGATGCGGAACTGGTTTTCGAAAGCAGCGGCACAACCGGTATGCAAAACAGCAGGCATTATGTAAAAGATGCCGCATTGTACAGGCAAAGTTTTATGCAATGTTTTCAGCGGTTTTACGGTAATGCGGCGGATTGGTGTGTAATAGGGCTGTTGCCGTCTTACCTGGAACGTCAACATTCATCGCTTGTAGTAATGGTAGATGCGCTTATAAAACAAAGCAATCATCCGGGCAGTGGTTTTTACCTCTACGAATTTGAGCAGGTAAAAAGTTTGCTGAAGAAGCTGGAACATTTGCAGCAGCAAACACTGCTTATAGGGGTAACATTTGCGCTGCTCGACTTTGCTGAGCAACACCAGTTGCCGCTGCAATACACTACTGTTATGGAAACAGGTGGCATGAAAGGCCGCAGAAAAGAAATAACCCGTGCAGAAGTACATACAATACTTAAACAGGCTTTTAGTGTGCGTGGAATTCATTCAGAATATGGTATGACGGAACTACTGAGCCAGGCGTATGCAACACAAAACGGCAGGTTTTATTGCCCGCCATGGATGAAGGTACTGGTGCGGGATGAAGAAGATCCCCTGCACGTAATGCCTGCGGGCCGTGGCGCACTTAATATTATCGATCTTGCCAATATAGACAGCTGCAGTTTTATTGCCACAGACGATGTGGGCATTGTGTACGAAGACGGCAGTTTTGAAGTACATGGCCGAATAGACAACAGCGATTTGCGTGGTTGCAGCCTGCTTGTTGTATAA
- a CDS encoding Calx-beta domain-containing protein has protein sequence MKINLLKSLGTILLFLIISFTSFSQAGTLDSTFGINGKLETSTGADGYGCRKLVLQNDGKILALGNSPINWIDPNSLILCRYNTNGSIDNSFGENGKVLKSFDLGLSLFVATAIVIQNDGKILIGGGLFEQPYSTDHFVLVRFLSNGLIDSSFGLNGVVYTYIGPFPKENTIATLALQSDGKILAGGTSDGFCLIRYNPSGSIDSSFALNGIYINREDEGTVYDIRILSNNKILVSGSTGGFYTNSDFKITRLTRKGTVDSTFGSNGSVVNDLWGDYDQINSMVLLDDGKILAAGSAFNPAENIYHAVIIKYNSNGTIDTSFSTNGKLITAITGNYPSYGQIMIQQDKKFLITGLVYNLFYVSRFNEDGSDDLLFGQNGKAIATFGTDDKSYTAAIKSNGNIVVGGGADFKLACFKGESPVEISFAKNISVTEGNLGYSGARFKIILSKVATQDVFVNYTTSDINAIAGADYLTTSGTLMIKAGKVSGVISVPITGDIMREANEKFSLVLTNPINAYLGVFDSATCMIKNDDAQALAAISLFQKGNSLTRNFSIYPNPASEILTINTTKPSVIILLNQDGRKILTKIINSFATIDISSYSSGIYYLLNLNSGEKTSFVVAR, from the coding sequence ATGAAAATAAATCTACTCAAATCTCTAGGCACAATTCTGTTGTTTTTAATCATTTCTTTTACTTCATTTTCACAGGCTGGTACGCTTGATAGCACATTTGGAATTAATGGCAAATTGGAAACATCTACAGGGGCTGATGGTTATGGATGCAGGAAACTTGTTTTACAAAATGACGGTAAAATACTAGCGTTAGGAAATTCCCCAATTAATTGGATAGACCCTAATAGTCTCATATTGTGTCGTTATAACACAAATGGTAGTATAGATAACAGTTTTGGAGAAAATGGTAAGGTTCTAAAATCTTTTGATCTTGGTCTTTCATTATTCGTGGCTACAGCAATTGTAATACAAAACGATGGTAAAATTTTAATTGGTGGAGGTTTATTTGAGCAGCCATACTCAACAGATCATTTTGTTTTGGTTCGTTTTTTATCAAATGGACTTATTGATTCTTCTTTTGGGCTAAATGGTGTTGTATACACTTATATAGGACCTTTCCCAAAAGAAAACACCATTGCTACGCTCGCACTTCAAAGTGATGGTAAGATACTTGCAGGCGGTACCAGTGATGGTTTTTGTCTTATAAGGTATAACCCTTCCGGTTCAATAGATTCCTCCTTTGCATTAAACGGCATATATATTAACCGAGAAGATGAAGGAACTGTATATGATATCAGAATATTAAGCAATAATAAAATACTTGTTTCTGGATCAACCGGTGGATTTTATACAAACTCAGATTTTAAAATAACTCGTTTAACAAGAAAGGGAACTGTTGATTCAACTTTTGGTTCCAATGGTTCTGTGGTTAACGATTTATGGGGAGATTATGACCAGATTAATAGCATGGTATTATTGGATGATGGTAAGATACTAGCCGCAGGATCAGCTTTTAATCCGGCTGAAAATATTTATCATGCAGTTATAATAAAGTATAATAGTAATGGAACCATTGATACAAGCTTTTCAACAAATGGAAAACTAATAACTGCAATTACAGGTAATTACCCGTCTTACGGACAAATAATGATTCAACAGGATAAAAAATTTTTGATCACAGGTCTTGTTTATAATCTGTTTTATGTTTCGCGATTTAATGAAGATGGAAGTGATGATTTACTTTTTGGGCAAAATGGTAAAGCGATTGCAACTTTTGGCACTGATGATAAATCTTACACCGCAGCAATAAAATCTAATGGAAACATCGTAGTAGGCGGTGGAGCAGATTTTAAACTCGCCTGCTTCAAAGGAGAATCCCCTGTTGAAATTTCATTTGCTAAAAATATTTCAGTAACGGAAGGTAATTTAGGATATTCAGGTGCCAGGTTTAAGATTATATTGAGTAAGGTCGCAACCCAAGATGTATTTGTAAACTATACAACCAGTGATATAAATGCGATAGCAGGGGCAGACTATTTAACTACATCAGGGACACTGATGATAAAAGCCGGTAAAGTTTCAGGGGTTATTTCAGTTCCCATAACTGGAGACATTATGCGTGAGGCAAATGAGAAATTTTCTTTGGTTCTTACTAATCCTATCAATGCCTATTTAGGAGTTTTCGACAGTGCAACATGTATGATTAAAAATGACGATGCACAAGCTTTGGCCGCTATTTCGTTATTTCAAAAAGGAAACAGTCTCACTAGAAATTTTTCTATATATCCCAACCCAGCGAGTGAGATTCTTACCATTAATACAACTAAACCATCAGTCATAATATTATTAAATCAGGATGGTAGAAAAATCTTAACCAAGATCATTAATAGCTTCGCAACTATAGATATTTCATCATATAGTTCCGGTATTTACTATTTACTTAACCTAAACAGTGGAGAGAAAACCAGTTTTGTAGTTGCAAGATAG
- a CDS encoding IlvD/Edd family dehydratase has product MAQQKLRSSNWFGKKGKDGFIYRAWMKNQGVPADFFEGKPVIGICNTWSELTPCNGHLRDLAEAVKKGVLEAGGFPVEFPVMSLGETLIKPTAMLYRNLASMDVEESIRANPVDGVVLLCGCDKTTPSLVMGACSVNIPALVISGGPMLKGHWKGKHIGTSDVWRFDVMHKLGQITAAEFLDAEACMARTPGHCAVMGTASTMATMVEALGLSLPNNAAIPAADARRKVISQLSGRRIVEMVKEDLTLSKVLTRKAFENAIMINAAIGGSTNFVIHLLAIAGRIGVDLTIDDFDKYSQKVPLLANIQPSGENYMEDLYYAGGLPAVMKEMENILNKDVITVNGKTLEENFNAAETCCNRDIVSTMEKPFKPDSGIVVVKGNLAPNGAVIKPSAATPALLQHTGKAVVFENIEDYHTRIDDPALEIDATAVMVLKNVGPKGYPGMAEVGNMALPKKLLEQGVTDMVRISDGRMSGTGFGTVVLHVSPEAAAGGTLALVQNGDLITLDAENRSLHLHVEDAEIDRRRAAWKQTEKVHARGYVHLYQMHVEQAHLGADMDFLRGGSGSEVTRDSH; this is encoded by the coding sequence ATGGCACAGCAAAAATTACGCAGCAGCAACTGGTTTGGCAAAAAAGGAAAAGATGGTTTTATCTATCGTGCATGGATGAAGAACCAGGGTGTACCCGCAGATTTTTTTGAGGGTAAACCTGTCATCGGCATTTGCAATACCTGGAGTGAGTTAACCCCCTGCAACGGCCACCTGAGAGACCTTGCAGAAGCAGTAAAAAAAGGCGTGCTGGAAGCAGGTGGCTTTCCCGTAGAGTTCCCTGTAATGAGCCTTGGCGAAACATTGATTAAACCAACGGCCATGCTGTACCGCAACCTGGCGAGTATGGATGTGGAAGAATCTATCAGGGCCAACCCGGTTGATGGTGTTGTATTGTTGTGTGGTTGTGATAAAACAACACCATCGCTTGTAATGGGTGCATGTAGTGTAAACATTCCTGCGCTGGTTATCTCCGGCGGGCCCATGTTAAAGGGCCACTGGAAAGGAAAACATATCGGCACATCAGATGTATGGCGCTTTGATGTAATGCATAAGCTTGGCCAGATCACAGCTGCTGAATTTTTAGATGCCGAAGCCTGTATGGCACGTACGCCAGGGCATTGTGCTGTAATGGGTACAGCGTCAACTATGGCCACCATGGTGGAAGCACTGGGGTTATCACTACCCAATAATGCCGCCATACCTGCAGCTGATGCAAGAAGAAAAGTGATCTCGCAATTATCGGGCAGGCGCATTGTAGAAATGGTGAAAGAAGACCTTACGTTATCAAAAGTGCTTACCCGCAAAGCTTTCGAAAATGCCATTATGATAAATGCCGCTATCGGCGGTTCTACCAATTTTGTTATTCACCTGCTTGCAATAGCGGGCAGAATTGGTGTTGATCTCACTATAGACGACTTCGACAAATACTCGCAAAAAGTACCCCTGCTGGCCAATATACAGCCTTCAGGCGAAAACTATATGGAAGACCTTTATTATGCCGGCGGGCTACCTGCTGTAATGAAGGAGATGGAGAACATTTTAAACAAAGATGTTATAACCGTAAACGGTAAAACGTTAGAAGAAAACTTCAACGCTGCAGAAACCTGTTGCAACCGTGATATTGTCAGTACAATGGAAAAGCCTTTTAAACCAGATTCAGGTATTGTTGTGGTAAAAGGCAACCTTGCACCAAACGGGGCAGTAATCAAGCCTTCTGCTGCTACGCCTGCTCTGCTGCAGCATACCGGCAAAGCAGTGGTGTTTGAAAACATTGAAGACTATCATACACGCATAGACGATCCTGCATTGGAAATAGACGCAACAGCTGTAATGGTGCTTAAAAATGTGGGGCCCAAAGGATACCCCGGCATGGCAGAAGTGGGCAATATGGCTTTACCAAAAAAATTACTTGAGCAGGGTGTAACAGACATGGTGCGTATCTCCGACGGCCGTATGAGTGGTACCGGTTTTGGAACAGTTGTTCTACATGTGTCGCCCGAAGCTGCTGCAGGCGGCACGCTGGCACTGGTACAAAACGGCGATCTGATAACGCTGGATGCTGAAAACAGGTCGCTTCACCTGCATGTAGAAGATGCAGAAATTGACAGGCGCAGGGCTGCATGGAAACAAACCGAAAAGGTACATGCACGTGGTTATGTGCACCTGTACCAGATGCATGTGGAGCAGGCACATCTTGGTGCCGATATGGATTTTTTAAGAGGAGGTTCGGGTAGCGAGGTTACAAGGGATTCGCATTAA